A region of Scleropages formosus chromosome 2, fSclFor1.1, whole genome shotgun sequence DNA encodes the following proteins:
- the rps21 gene encoding small ribosomal subunit protein eS21: MQNDAGEFVDLYVPRKCSASNRIIGAKDHASIQINIAEVDKTTGRFSGQYKTYAICGAIRRMGEADDSLLRLAKHDNIVAK; the protein is encoded by the exons ATGCAGAACGATGCGGGTGAATTCGTGGACTTGTACGTCCCTCGCAAGTG CTCTGCAAGCAATAGGATAATCGGTGCTAAGGACCATGCCTCTATTCAGATCAACATTGCTGAG GTCGACAAGACAACAGGCAGGTTTAGCGGGCAGTACAAGACTTATGCAATTTGCGGAGCCATTCGTAGAATG GGTGAAGCAGATGATTCTCTTCTAAGGCTGGCCAAGCATGACAACATAGTGGCAAAGTaa